A region from the Caldicellulosiruptor naganoensis genome encodes:
- the rnc gene encoding ribonuclease III — protein MRGTEMTDIEKKLGYRFKNPDLLKLALTHKSATHDDKSCYERLEFLGDAVLELVVSKYLFEHFPQLSEGELTNLRTTIVCSETLSKVAETLNLKKYIVFGKNERKEGFENNKSIWSDVLEAIFGSIFLESGFEMAEKIVINLIEPFIKKAAEGKLFYDYKTKLQEFIQREKNIEIKYIDYENLENNLSRFKSELYIGKNKISEGYGNSKKEAQQEAALKALKKLRVIED, from the coding sequence ATGAGAGGTACAGAAATGACAGATATAGAGAAAAAACTTGGTTATAGGTTTAAAAATCCAGACCTATTAAAGCTTGCACTAACTCACAAGTCAGCAACCCATGATGACAAAAGTTGCTACGAGAGACTTGAATTTTTGGGAGATGCTGTATTAGAGCTTGTTGTGAGCAAATATCTTTTTGAGCATTTTCCGCAACTTTCAGAAGGTGAGCTTACAAATCTTCGCACAACAATTGTGTGCAGTGAGACACTTTCAAAGGTTGCTGAAACGCTGAATCTGAAAAAGTATATTGTATTTGGGAAGAATGAAAGAAAAGAAGGTTTTGAGAATAACAAGTCAATTTGGTCGGATGTGCTTGAGGCAATATTTGGTAGTATTTTTCTGGAATCAGGATTTGAGATGGCTGAAAAAATAGTCATAAATCTTATAGAACCGTTTATTAAAAAGGCTGCTGAGGGAAAACTCTTTTATGATTACAAAACAAAGCTTCAAGAATTTATTCAGAGAGAGAAAAATATTGAGATTAAATATATAGATTATGAAAACCTTGAAAATAATTTATCAAGGTTCAAGTCAGAGCTCTACATTGGAAAAAATAAAATTTCAGAAGGGTATGGAAATAGCAAGAAGGAAGCGCAGCAAGAGGCAGCTTTAAAGGCACTTAAAAAGCTGAGAGTGATAGAGGATTGA
- the fabF gene encoding beta-ketoacyl-ACP synthase II: MKRRVVITGLGVISSLGFDIDTFWSAIKSGKNGIKVVEKFDISNYPTKVAAEIVDFDPTNYIDKKEVRRMDRFTHFALAATKLALEDSKLDLENIDKTKVGVVIGSGIGGIETLEEQANILREKGPSRISPFFVPMMIANIAAGHIAITYGFKGINETIVTACASSAHAIGEAFKMIQREDADIIITGGSEAAITPLSFAGFCAMKAMSTNPDPQTACRPFDKDRDGFVMGEGSAILILEELEHAKKRGAKIYAEVVGYGASDDAYHITAPDPEGEGPMLAMQKAIKDAGIEPQEIDYINAHGTSTPYNDKFETLAIKKVFGDHAYKLSISSTKSMTGHWLGAAGAVETLITALAVYNQFVPPTINYATKDEECDLDYTVNQGKERSIKYAMTNSFGFGGHNAVLVLKRYEG; the protein is encoded by the coding sequence TTGAAAAGAAGAGTGGTCATAACAGGACTTGGAGTTATATCCTCCTTGGGGTTTGATATAGATACATTCTGGAGTGCGATAAAGTCTGGGAAAAATGGTATAAAAGTTGTAGAAAAATTTGACATTTCAAACTACCCAACAAAAGTTGCAGCAGAGATTGTTGACTTTGACCCAACAAATTATATAGATAAAAAAGAAGTAAGGAGAATGGACAGATTCACACACTTTGCATTGGCAGCGACAAAGCTTGCTCTTGAGGATAGCAAATTAGACTTAGAGAATATTGATAAGACAAAGGTTGGTGTTGTTATTGGAAGTGGAATTGGCGGGATTGAAACATTAGAAGAGCAGGCAAACATTTTGAGAGAAAAAGGCCCATCAAGGATAAGTCCATTCTTTGTTCCAATGATGATAGCAAACATTGCAGCAGGGCACATTGCCATAACTTATGGTTTTAAAGGAATTAACGAGACAATTGTGACAGCATGTGCATCATCTGCTCATGCAATTGGCGAGGCTTTTAAGATGATTCAACGTGAAGATGCGGATATAATCATTACAGGTGGATCAGAAGCAGCAATCACTCCACTTTCATTTGCAGGGTTTTGTGCGATGAAAGCAATGTCAACAAACCCTGATCCGCAGACTGCCTGCAGGCCTTTTGACAAGGATAGAGACGGGTTTGTAATGGGCGAAGGCTCAGCAATACTGATTTTGGAAGAGCTTGAGCATGCCAAAAAGCGCGGTGCTAAGATTTATGCTGAGGTTGTTGGATATGGTGCATCAGACGATGCATATCATATAACAGCACCTGATCCGGAGGGCGAAGGGCCTATGCTTGCAATGCAAAAAGCAATAAAGGATGCAGGAATTGAACCTCAAGAGATTGATTATATAAACGCACATGGTACATCCACCCCATACAACGACAAGTTTGAAACACTTGCGATCAAAAAGGTGTTTGGGGATCATGCATACAAGCTTTCCATTAGCTCAACAAAGTCAATGACAGGGCACTGGCTTGGCGCAGCAGGAGCTGTTGAGACTTTGATTACAGCTTTAGCGGTATATAACCAGTTTGTTCCGCCAACTATAAACTATGCTACAAAAGATGAAGAGTGTGATTTGGACTACACTGTAAACCAAGGGAAAGAGAGAAGTATTAAGTATGCAATGACAAACTCGTTTGGTTTTGGTGGACACAATGCAGTTCTTGTTTTAAAAAGATATGAAGGCTGA
- the acpP gene encoding acyl carrier protein: protein MNSEIFEKVRKIIADKLDIEVDKITPESSFLDDLGADSLDIVELIMELEEEFNIEIPDEDAEKIRTVADAVKYIEEHQ from the coding sequence GTGAACAGTGAAATCTTTGAAAAGGTAAGAAAAATTATTGCAGACAAACTTGACATTGAAGTGGACAAAATTACACCTGAGTCATCATTCTTAGACGACCTTGGGGCAGACTCATTGGACATTGTTGAACTTATCATGGAGCTTGAAGAGGAATTCAACATTGAAATTCCAGATGAAGATGCGGAGAAGATTAGAACAGTTGCTGATGCGGTAAAGTACATCGAGGAGCATCAATAA
- the fabG gene encoding 3-oxoacyl-[acyl-carrier-protein] reductase codes for MQLLKDKVALITGASRGIGRAIALKFGQNGANVVINYSSSESQAQTLKEEIEKLGVKALTIKCDVSNSEEVNAMFSQIEKEFGRLDILVNNAGITKDGLILRMNEEDFDKVIAINLKGAFLCAKAASKMMVKQREGNIINISSVVGIIGNVGQTNYAASKAGIIGLTKSLAKELASRNIRVNAIAPGFIKTDMTEVLSDKVKEMMLSSIPLGRFGEAEEVANVALFLASNLSSYITGQVIVVDGGMVM; via the coding sequence ATGCAGCTTTTAAAAGACAAAGTAGCACTAATAACAGGCGCTTCAAGGGGTATTGGAAGGGCGATAGCTTTAAAGTTTGGTCAAAATGGTGCAAATGTAGTTATCAACTACTCTTCCAGTGAGTCTCAGGCCCAAACTCTAAAAGAGGAAATAGAAAAATTGGGAGTAAAAGCACTTACAATTAAGTGTGATGTTTCAAACTCAGAGGAAGTAAATGCTATGTTTTCACAAATAGAAAAAGAGTTCGGAAGACTTGACATTCTTGTGAACAATGCCGGGATTACTAAGGATGGATTAATTCTTAGAATGAATGAGGAAGATTTTGACAAGGTGATTGCTATTAATCTAAAAGGTGCCTTTTTGTGCGCAAAAGCAGCATCAAAGATGATGGTAAAGCAAAGAGAAGGTAATATTATAAATATTTCATCTGTTGTTGGGATTATAGGAAATGTAGGGCAAACAAATTATGCTGCGTCAAAAGCTGGTATAATAGGTCTTACAAAATCGCTTGCAAAAGAGCTTGCTTCTCGAAATATCAGAGTGAATGCTATTGCACCAGGGTTTATAAAAACTGACATGACGGAGGTTTTAAGTGACAAGGTAAAAGAAATGATGCTTTCTTCCATCCCACTTGGTCGGTTTGGTGAGGCTGAGGAGGTTGCAAATGTAGCCCTGTTTTTGGCGTCAAACTTGTCGTCGTATATTACCGGGCAGGTTATTGTTGTTGACGGTGGGATGGTTATGTAA
- the fabD gene encoding ACP S-malonyltransferase: MGKVAVMFPGQGAQFVGMGLDFYQNFDESKKIFDLANEALGFDLKHIIFNGPEEELKLTKITQPAILTTSIAIYEAVKDKIKPDAAFGQSLGEYSALVAAGSIEFKTAVWLVSKRGEYMQNEVPEGIGTMAAVIGLSIDAVKEVCQEASSKGTVEISNINSPDQTVISGHKEAVHFAMEIAKQKGAKRCVELNVSAPFHCSLIKGAGEKLKKHLLEIDIKEPQIPVLSNVTAEYLSKDTIVDLLEKQVYTTVNFLGCVNKLIEEGFDTFIEIGPGNVLSGLVKKIKKDLKIVNINKVEDIKNL; the protein is encoded by the coding sequence ATGGGGAAGGTTGCGGTAATGTTTCCTGGGCAAGGTGCGCAGTTTGTTGGAATGGGTCTTGACTTTTACCAGAACTTTGACGAGTCAAAGAAGATTTTTGATTTGGCAAATGAGGCGCTTGGCTTTGATTTAAAGCACATCATATTTAATGGGCCAGAAGAAGAACTAAAACTTACAAAGATAACGCAGCCAGCAATTTTGACAACTTCAATCGCCATATATGAAGCTGTGAAAGACAAAATAAAACCAGATGCTGCTTTTGGTCAGAGCTTGGGCGAATATTCAGCGCTGGTTGCTGCAGGAAGCATTGAGTTTAAGACAGCAGTGTGGCTTGTTTCAAAAAGAGGAGAGTACATGCAAAATGAAGTACCAGAAGGTATTGGCACAATGGCGGCAGTGATTGGGCTTTCAATAGATGCTGTAAAAGAGGTTTGCCAAGAAGCAAGTAGCAAAGGCACTGTTGAGATTTCAAATATAAACTCACCTGACCAGACTGTCATCTCTGGGCACAAAGAAGCTGTACATTTTGCAATGGAGATAGCAAAGCAAAAGGGAGCAAAAAGGTGTGTCGAGCTCAATGTCTCAGCTCCATTTCATTGCAGTTTAATTAAAGGAGCTGGAGAAAAATTAAAAAAGCACCTTTTGGAGATTGATATTAAAGAGCCTCAAATTCCTGTGCTGTCAAATGTTACAGCAGAGTATCTATCAAAAGACACTATTGTAGACCTTCTTGAAAAACAGGTTTATACAACAGTTAATTTCTTAGGATGTGTAAATAAACTGATAGAAGAAGGGTTTGACACATTTATTGAAATAGGTCCGGGAAATGTTTTAAGCGGACTTGTTAAGAAAATAAAGAAAGATTTGAAGATTGTCAATATAAATAAGGTGGAAGATATTAAAAATCTGTAA
- a CDS encoding beta-ketoacyl-ACP synthase III produces the protein MAQNVKILSTGRYVPDRVLTNYDLEKMVDTSDEWITQRTGIKERRIVDGTTSTTDLAVRAAKNAMDKAGILPDDIDLVIVATVTPEMFFPSTACLVQKELKLKNAFAFDISAACSGFIYAMAIATHFIQNGFCKNALVIGADALSRITNWSDRSTCVLFGDGAGAAILSSSDEQGILGFELGSDGENGLLLYCHAFGLSDVTYSQVKENPNFRKIYMEGNEVYKFAVKIMPYAVEEVLEKVGLSSSDIDVFIPHQANIRIIESAAKRLKIPMEKVFVNLHKYGNTSAASIPIALDEAVEEGRIKKGDKVVLVGFGGGLTWASTVIKWV, from the coding sequence GTGGCTCAAAATGTCAAGATTCTTTCAACTGGAAGATATGTTCCAGACAGAGTTCTTACGAATTATGACTTAGAGAAGATGGTTGACACTTCAGATGAATGGATAACTCAAAGGACAGGTATAAAAGAGCGAAGGATTGTTGATGGCACAACTTCCACAACCGATTTGGCAGTAAGAGCTGCTAAAAATGCAATGGACAAGGCAGGCATTTTACCAGATGACATTGACCTTGTGATTGTTGCAACGGTTACACCGGAGATGTTTTTTCCTTCAACAGCTTGCCTTGTTCAAAAAGAGCTAAAACTAAAAAATGCATTTGCTTTTGACATTTCAGCTGCGTGTTCTGGTTTTATCTATGCGATGGCAATTGCAACACACTTTATTCAAAACGGGTTTTGTAAAAATGCACTTGTAATAGGAGCAGACGCGCTCTCCAGAATAACAAACTGGTCAGACAGGTCAACATGTGTTTTGTTTGGCGATGGAGCTGGTGCTGCAATTTTGAGTAGCAGTGATGAGCAAGGTATTTTGGGATTTGAGCTGGGTTCAGATGGTGAAAATGGGCTTTTGCTTTACTGTCATGCATTTGGATTGAGTGATGTAACTTATTCACAGGTAAAAGAAAATCCAAACTTTAGAAAAATCTATATGGAGGGTAATGAGGTCTATAAATTTGCAGTCAAGATTATGCCATATGCAGTTGAAGAGGTTTTAGAAAAGGTGGGACTTTCTTCCTCTGATATAGATGTTTTTATTCCTCATCAGGCAAATATAAGAATAATAGAAAGTGCTGCAAAAAGATTAAAAATACCTATGGAGAAGGTCTTTGTAAACCTTCACAAGTATGGCAATACCTCTGCTGCGTCAATCCCTATTGCTCTTGACGAAGCAGTCGAAGAAGGAAGAATTAAAAAAGGTGACAAGGTTGTTTTGGTTGGATTTGGCGGTGGCTTGACATGGGCATCCACTGTTATTAAATGGGTATAG
- the plsX gene encoding phosphate acyltransferase PlsX: MKIGIDAMGGDNAPSSVIEGVAIYLNKNSQDSVVLFGNKDVIEKECVDRIKDLSRVEIVDCKEKIEFDDEPVKAIRQKKDSSIVVGLKYLKEKQIDAFVSAGSTGALMAGGLLIVGRIKGIDRPALTTKLPYKSGQYLLIDVGSNTDCRPINILQFAQMATVYASKVLGKNNPTVGLLNIGTEETKGNDLSKQSYEILKNAKNINFVGNVEARDLPFSPPDIVVCDGFVGNIVLKLTEGFGLLFFDILKDIAKQSVKAKLGALLLKPYLKNLKGKYDYKEVGGAPLLGIDGIIIKCHGSSDDQAIFNGINQAKTFYENNVLELLKEEITAESEV; this comes from the coding sequence ATGAAGATAGGTATTGATGCAATGGGTGGAGATAATGCACCATCTTCAGTTATTGAAGGGGTTGCGATATATCTTAATAAAAATAGTCAAGACAGTGTTGTTCTTTTTGGAAATAAAGATGTGATTGAAAAGGAATGTGTAGATAGGATAAAAGACCTTTCAAGAGTTGAGATAGTTGATTGCAAAGAGAAAATAGAATTTGATGATGAACCAGTAAAAGCTATAAGGCAAAAAAAAGACTCATCAATTGTTGTTGGCCTGAAATACTTAAAAGAAAAGCAAATAGATGCTTTTGTTTCAGCTGGAAGTACAGGTGCGCTAATGGCAGGCGGACTTTTGATAGTTGGAAGAATTAAGGGGATTGACAGGCCTGCACTTACCACAAAACTTCCTTACAAAAGTGGCCAGTATCTTTTAATTGATGTTGGTTCTAACACAGATTGCAGACCTATTAACATTCTGCAATTTGCTCAGATGGCAACTGTGTATGCCAGCAAGGTTCTTGGTAAAAACAACCCTACAGTAGGACTTTTGAATATAGGCACAGAAGAAACGAAAGGAAATGACCTTTCTAAACAGTCTTATGAAATTCTGAAAAATGCAAAGAATATAAACTTTGTTGGAAATGTGGAGGCACGAGATTTGCCATTTTCACCACCTGATATAGTTGTTTGTGATGGATTTGTAGGAAACATTGTTTTGAAACTCACAGAAGGTTTTGGACTTCTCTTTTTTGATATATTAAAGGATATAGCAAAACAGAGCGTTAAAGCTAAATTAGGTGCACTTTTGTTAAAACCCTACTTAAAAAACTTAAAAGGCAAGTATGATTACAAGGAAGTAGGAGGAGCTCCTCTTTTAGGTATAGATGGAATTATCATTAAATGTCATGGTTCTTCTGACGACCAGGCCATTTTCAATGGTATAAATCAAGCTAAAACTTTTTATGAAAATAATGTATTAGAGTTACTTAAAGAAGAAATCACAGCCGAAAGCGAGGTTTAA
- the fapR gene encoding transcription factor FapR, translating into MAKLSRKERHRLLLQKIKENPFITDEELAEEFGCSVQTIRLDRAILDIKEVRERIKEMAKESLGKLKTISPRDVVGEIIDIELGNYAIATFEPELWMTFSNSQMVKGQHIYAFAESIAMSVIDAKAALIGIANIKYKTPVFANDRLVARAELKKKRNNKYIVWVFIKRNNEEVFRGKFILVAIDDENKETH; encoded by the coding sequence ATGGCAAAATTATCCAGGAAAGAAAGACACAGGCTGCTTCTGCAGAAAATAAAGGAAAACCCGTTTATTACAGATGAGGAGTTAGCAGAAGAATTTGGTTGTTCTGTTCAGACAATTAGGCTTGACAGGGCTATTTTGGACATCAAAGAGGTAAGAGAAAGAATAAAAGAGATGGCAAAAGAAAGTCTTGGAAAGCTTAAGACCATCTCACCGCGGGATGTTGTTGGTGAGATAATTGACATAGAGCTTGGCAACTATGCTATTGCTACCTTTGAGCCAGAGCTTTGGATGACCTTTTCAAATTCTCAGATGGTAAAAGGGCAGCATATCTATGCGTTTGCAGAGTCCATTGCAATGTCTGTGATTGATGCAAAAGCAGCACTCATCGGTATTGCGAATATCAAATACAAAACGCCTGTATTTGCAAATGACAGACTTGTTGCCAGAGCTGAGCTAAAAAAGAAGAGAAATAACAAGTATATAGTGTGGGTGTTTATCAAAAGAAACAATGAAGAGGTCTTTAGAGGCAAGTTTATCCTTGTTGCAATAGATGATGAAAATAAAGAAACACACTAG
- the galU gene encoding UTP--glucose-1-phosphate uridylyltransferase GalU has translation MKKLIKKAIIPAAGLGTRFLPATKAQPKEMLPIVDKPTIQYIVEEALESGIESILIVTGRGKRAIEDHFDKSFELEVALENKKDFDSLQMIRKIADYNVHYIRQKEPRGLGDAVYCARLFIDNEPFAVLLGDDIIISEKPCLKQLIEVYEEYRTTILGVQKVPEEDVSKYGIVVGKQIEDRIYKVKDLVEKPKREEAPSNIAVLGRYIITPEILNILEHTKEGVGGEVQLTDALRELSKKEAMYAYEFEGKRYDVGNKLGFLQATVEIALSREDIGKDFYNYLTTVVNAKDYKEKLKELEQI, from the coding sequence ATGAAAAAACTTATAAAGAAAGCAATCATTCCTGCGGCAGGACTTGGGACAAGATTTTTGCCTGCAACAAAGGCCCAGCCCAAAGAGATGCTTCCTATTGTTGACAAGCCTACAATACAGTATATAGTTGAAGAGGCGTTGGAATCGGGAATAGAGAGCATTTTAATAGTCACAGGGCGCGGCAAAAGAGCTATAGAAGACCATTTTGACAAGTCGTTTGAGCTTGAGGTTGCTCTTGAGAACAAAAAAGACTTTGATAGCCTTCAGATGATAAGAAAGATTGCTGACTACAATGTGCATTATATCCGTCAAAAAGAACCAAGGGGGTTGGGTGATGCTGTTTACTGTGCAAGGCTTTTTATTGACAATGAACCATTTGCCGTGCTGTTGGGTGATGACATAATAATATCCGAGAAACCCTGTTTAAAACAGCTAATTGAGGTGTACGAAGAGTACAGGACAACAATTTTGGGTGTTCAAAAGGTACCAGAAGAGGATGTTAGCAAATACGGAATTGTTGTAGGAAAGCAGATTGAAGATAGAATTTACAAGGTAAAAGACCTTGTTGAAAAGCCCAAAAGAGAGGAAGCACCTTCTAATATAGCTGTTTTGGGAAGATACATAATCACACCTGAGATTTTAAACATTTTGGAGCACACCAAAGAAGGAGTTGGCGGTGAGGTTCAGCTTACTGATGCCTTAAGAGAGCTTTCAAAGAAAGAGGCTATGTACGCCTATGAGTTTGAAGGAAAAAGATATGATGTTGGAAACAAGCTTGGGTTCTTGCAGGCAACAGTTGAGATTGCACTTTCAAGAGAAGATATCGGAAAAGATTTTTATAACTATCTTACTACTGTGGTAAATGCTAAAGATTATAAAGAGAAGTTAAAAGAATTAGAGCAGATTTAA
- a CDS encoding DUF1292 domain-containing protein, whose protein sequence is MDMFADNVVTLVDEEGREISFEMLDKVNYNGNDYIVLLPLEEIEKEDEEAEVIILRIEDRDGEEVYVGVEDEEELENVFEIFQSRFDDEDFDMYDEEDEE, encoded by the coding sequence ATGGATATGTTTGCAGACAATGTTGTAACATTAGTAGATGAGGAAGGAAGAGAGATATCATTTGAAATGCTCGATAAGGTTAATTACAATGGCAATGACTATATAGTCCTTCTTCCTTTAGAAGAGATTGAAAAGGAAGATGAGGAGGCAGAAGTCATCATCTTGCGAATCGAAGATAGAGATGGCGAAGAGGTTTATGTTGGTGTAGAAGATGAGGAAGAGCTTGAAAACGTATTTGAAATCTTCCAGTCCCGCTTTGACGATGAAGACTTTGACATGTATGATGAAGAAGATGAAGAATAA
- a CDS encoding NAD-dependent epimerase/dehydratase family protein, which yields MAVLVTGGAGFIGSHIVDKLIEKNYDVCVVDNLSSGNLKNINPKAKFYKLDIRDNLEDVFKENKIEYCIHQAAQVSVTKSMEDPILDCSVNILGTLNLLSFCAKYEIKKFIYASSAAVYGEPQYLPIDESHPKNPMSFYGISKLTAEKYIERFAQSYGFVYVIFRYSNVYGPRQDPFGEGGVVSIFCERMQNGKDVVIFGDGNQTRDFIFVEDVAEANYLALQNPIKGTFNLSTNTRVSINELFEIISGLTGYQKSAVYTQKRPGDIQHSTLDNSLLKSLLSWSPKYSLKEGLTKTIEYFKNRTV from the coding sequence TTGGCTGTACTTGTGACAGGTGGTGCAGGCTTTATTGGCTCACATATTGTAGACAAGCTGATTGAGAAGAACTATGATGTGTGTGTTGTTGATAACTTGAGTTCAGGAAATCTCAAAAATATAAATCCAAAAGCCAAATTTTATAAACTTGACATTCGAGATAACTTGGAAGATGTATTTAAAGAGAACAAAATTGAATATTGTATTCATCAGGCAGCACAGGTAAGTGTGACAAAGTCAATGGAAGACCCAATTTTGGACTGTAGCGTGAATATTTTGGGTACGCTGAATTTATTGAGTTTTTGCGCAAAGTACGAGATAAAAAAGTTTATCTATGCTTCATCAGCTGCAGTCTATGGAGAGCCTCAGTATCTTCCTATAGATGAAAGTCACCCAAAAAATCCGATGTCATTTTACGGGATATCTAAGCTCACGGCAGAAAAGTATATAGAGAGATTTGCACAAAGTTATGGCTTTGTGTACGTTATCTTCAGATATTCAAATGTCTATGGACCAAGGCAGGACCCATTTGGAGAAGGTGGAGTTGTTTCAATATTTTGTGAGAGAATGCAAAATGGCAAAGATGTTGTGATTTTTGGTGATGGCAATCAAACTCGAGATTTTATATTTGTAGAAGATGTTGCTGAAGCAAATTATCTTGCACTTCAAAATCCGATAAAAGGTACATTTAATTTGAGTACAAATACAAGAGTTTCTATAAATGAGCTATTTGAAATAATTTCAGGCTTGACAGGATATCAAAAAAGTGCTGTATATACGCAAAAAAGACCAGGGGATATTCAACACAGCACGCTTGACAACAGTTTACTAAAAAGTCTGCTTTCGTGGAGTCCAAAATATTCGTTAAAAGAAGGGCTTACAAAAACCATTGAATATTTTAAAAATAGAACTGTTTAG
- a CDS encoding pro-sigmaK processing inhibitor BofA family protein — translation MKILDFLIRFLFTCCFIVLFNFLFEPYGLHIGFNIVNLAVGTLIGFPGFALLFILAFLFR, via the coding sequence ATGAAAATATTGGATTTTCTAATTAGATTTTTGTTCACTTGCTGTTTTATTGTGCTTTTTAATTTCTTATTTGAACCATACGGACTTCACATTGGGTTTAACATTGTAAACCTTGCAGTTGGTACATTAATAGGATTTCCCGGTTTTGCCTTGCTTTTTATTCTGGCCTTTCTTTTTAGGTAG
- the recR gene encoding recombination mediator RecR produces the protein MQKENAISKLIQQLEKLPGIGQKTAQRLAFYIINMKSEDVKALAEAILSAKNSTKLCRICCNFTEGDICHICSDDKRDRSIICVVEEPQDVVALEKVKEYKGLYHVLHGAISPLKGKYPEQLTIDVLLKRLADTTVKEVIIATNPDVDGEATASYLARLIKPMGIKVTRIARGIPVGGDIEYADEVTILKAIEGRKEI, from the coding sequence ATGCAAAAAGAAAATGCTATATCAAAACTTATCCAGCAGCTTGAAAAGCTACCTGGGATTGGTCAGAAAACTGCCCAGAGGCTTGCCTTTTATATCATTAACATGAAAAGCGAAGATGTCAAAGCACTTGCTGAAGCAATCTTAAGTGCCAAGAATAGTACAAAGCTTTGCAGGATATGCTGTAACTTCACAGAAGGAGATATTTGTCATATATGCAGTGATGATAAAAGAGACAGGAGCATAATCTGTGTTGTTGAAGAACCCCAGGACGTTGTGGCGCTTGAGAAGGTAAAGGAATACAAAGGACTTTACCATGTACTGCATGGTGCAATATCACCACTCAAAGGCAAGTATCCTGAACAGTTGACAATTGATGTTCTTCTAAAAAGGCTTGCGGACACAACGGTTAAAGAAGTAATTATTGCTACAAACCCGGATGTGGACGGTGAAGCAACAGCCTCATATTTAGCAAGGCTTATAAAGCCAATGGGCATTAAAGTAACAAGGATTGCCCGCGGAATTCCGGTTGGCGGCGATATTGAATATGCAGATGAGGTAACAATTCTCAAAGCAATTGAAGGAAGAAAAGAGATTTAG
- a CDS encoding YbaB/EbfC family nucleoid-associated protein, with protein MAKTKFPGFGSGFNINQLQKQAKKMQEEIEKLQEELNQRELEVTAGGGAVKVVINGKKEIKSIEISPEVVDPDDIETLQDLIVACVNEAIRKVEKMIEEEMQKITGLGLPGLF; from the coding sequence ATGGCAAAAACCAAGTTTCCAGGATTTGGTAGCGGGTTTAACATAAATCAGCTTCAAAAACAGGCAAAAAAAATGCAAGAGGAGATTGAAAAGCTGCAAGAGGAACTTAACCAGAGAGAACTTGAAGTTACTGCTGGCGGCGGTGCTGTGAAGGTTGTTATAAATGGCAAAAAGGAAATTAAAAGCATTGAAATTTCACCAGAGGTTGTTGACCCAGATGACATAGAAACACTTCAAGATTTGATTGTTGCCTGTGTAAATGAGGCAATCAGAAAAGTTGAAAAGATGATAGAAGAAGAGATGCAAAAGATTACAGGTTTGGGGCTTCCAGGTCTTTTTTAA